Within Amedibacterium intestinale, the genomic segment CAGATCCTAATAGCAATCCCTATTATCTAAAAGTAAAAGAATTTGCGGAAACAGAAAACAATCAGGTTGTTCCTGTATGTGCAAAAATAGAAGAAGAATTATCAGGTTTAGATAAAGAAGAAAAACTGGAATTTTTACAGGAGCTGGGTATTCCGGAAAGCGGGCTTGATAAAGTGATCAAAGCGGCTTATAAAATCTTAGATTTATGTACATATTTTACAGCTGGTGTGCAGGAGTGTCGTGCATGGACATTCCGTAAAGGGATGTTGGCACCACAATGTGCAGGAATTATTCATACAGACTTTGAAAAAGGTTTTATTCGCGCAGAATGTTTTAAATATACAGACATTGATGAATTAGGAAGTGAACAGGCAGTAAAAGAAGCTGGAAAACTTCGCTTGGAAGGAAAAGATTATGAAGTACAGGATGGAGATGTACTGCACTTCCGTTTTAATGTTTAATATTTTATGAAAAGCAGGATGTTTCTTGCTTTTTTTGTTAGAGATAACATTTAAAAAGTAAAGTTGCTTGTAATACTTTACTAATGCGATTTAAAAAGAAAAACCATTTGATAAAGTAAAAAAAAACGGATTTTGTGTGGATTTCTTTTATTTTGTTGACTATAATATAATATATAAAAGAAAAAAACGAATTTTACGTTTTTTTATGGAGGGAGTGTTTATATGAAACTTCTTCGCCTGCAAGTTAGCGGACTTTCCTTGTTTAAAGACGATTTGGACATTATGTTTTATGGAACTCAAAATATATCTATAGAAGATAAAGAAACTATGTACCCTCTTTTTTCTAATATATATCTAAATTGCGCAACTGTATTTATTGGAAAAAATGCTTCAGGGAAAACAACGATTTTACAAGTGCTTTCTTTAGCACTGCATCTTTTAAATAATGAACCTATCAATCATTTAAAAGAAAAATATGTTTTGCGAGAATCAGAAAAAGTTACGATGAATATATATTTTTATTCAAATCAAGGTGATATTTATTGTTTAAAATCTGTAATAAAAACAGAAATTTCAGACAATAATGATGTTCTTTGTAAAATAGTTGATGAGAAGCTTTGGAAGAAGCCCCAAAAAAGTGTATCTTCAAAAAAAATGCTGACAGATTTCCAAAATATAGAACCAATTCAAATTCGTAGTGGAAATGAAATATATCTGATGGAAGATGTTAGTATGATGATTGCACATAATAAAAAGAATAAAGAGAATATTACAATCTCTAATTTTTTATCCTATACCAATATTCATACATTATCTTCTGTCAAAGATATCCCATCTGAAATCATTACATTTTTAGATCCAACCGTTGAACGTTTATATTTTGAACAGTCTGGGAATAAGACTCTTATTCATTTGAAGTTTAAACATAAAGAAGAAATTCTATTGAATTCTGTCACAGAACTGGAATTTTATTTATCAAGTGGAACGATAAAAGGGGTTATGACATTTGTACATGCTAGAAATATCCTTACAAAAGGGGGATATCTTCTAATTGATGAATTGGAGAACCACTTTAATAAAGAAATTGTTTCTACCATCGTTCGTTTATTCATGGACAAAAACTTTAATAAAAAAGGAGCAGTGCTAGTTTATACGACGCATTATCCAGAACTTTTAGATGAGTATAATCGAAATGACAGTATTTATATTACTGAAAACAAAGAGGGACTCTGTGTTACAAATTTATCAAAACTTTTAGATAGAAATGACATTAAAAAAAGTGATGTATATCAGTCTGGTATGATCGCCCAAACAACACCGGAGTATGAAGCCTATATGCATATGAAGAAATATATGTTCAACTATATTTCTTCAAAGGAAATGTAATTTATGGTGCTAGAAAGTTATAAAGCAGTTCTTTGTGAGGGAGCTGCAGAACAGGCAATTATGAATGTATTACTGGATTATGACTGCTTGATTTTTAAAAAAGAAGAATTGATAGAAGAAAAACCACTCAGAATACGAAGTGTTTCACATTTTGAGGCATCTTATCTACGAAAAAATTTCAAAGATAAAATTTCGATTATACGGATATTGGATTCGAGAAATGAAAATTTCAAAATCAGTAAAGCATATAAACATAAAATCAATGTGATTAATATAATTACAGCACCAGAAATTGAGATGTTGATTATTTTGAATGAAGGGAAGTATAGCGAATTTAAGAAATCGAATAAAAAACCTAGCAAGTTTTGTAAAGAAAATCTAAAAATGAAAGATTTAAAAAGTTATGATTTTGTATATTCCTATTTTAAAGATCCAAAAATGTTAATATCTGCAATTAATGCTTATTCTCGTATCTCACATATACAAAAGAGTGAATATTCTTTGCGGGATTTATTAAAAGAGGAAAATAAACGTATCGATTAGTGGATTTTTATTATGTGAAATTAGATAAGATTGTATTCACGCAGAATGTTTTAAATATACAGATATTGATGAATTAGGAAGTGAACAGGCAGTAAAAGAAGCTGGAAAACTTCGCTTGGAAGGAAAAGATTATGAAGTACAGGATGGAGATGTACTTCATTTCCGTTTTAATGTTTAATATTTCATGAAAAGCAGGATGTTTCTTGCTTTTTTTGTTGAGAGAGAAAAGAGACAGCTACGTTGCATATAAATTGACGAATACCTGGATTTTGCATATTCTTTACGTAGATAAAGAAAGGAAGTATGATCATGTTGAAAGAAGGACAATTGGTATATTATCTTGTAGGAAGTCGTGTTGATCAGGGACATGTCATAGATATAGAACAAAAAGCGAATGGAACTGGATTTACATTTCGTATTGATTCTTTTGGAGGGTGTGAGGGACAATATGTTATTGATAGTTCAGAAATAGGATTATCTGTCTTTTTAACGGAAGAAGAAGCAGATGCACATTGGGGAAATGGTCATGGGCTACCAACGTATTGTTAATTAGAAGAAATAGTGCTGGTTAAAAAAGCTGGCATTATTTTTTTATTTAACCTTTTCCAATACCAAAAAACTGTTTATAATAAAAAGGCGTTTTAGGAGGATAAGGTTTTGAAGGGGTATATTGAAGATTTAAAAAGAGAGTTTTATGGGTATAATGCTCAAAAACTAATGAAAGATGTATTGGCAGGACTAACTGTTGCGGCAGTTGCTTTGCCTTTGGCGCTGGCGTTTGGTGTTAGTTCTGGTGCGGATGCGGCAGCAGGTATGATTACTGCTATTGTTGCAGGTATAGTAATAGGTGGATTATCTGGGGGGTCCTATCAAATTTCTGGACCTACTGGGGCAATGAGTGCGATTTTAATAGGATTGTCTGTACAGTATGGATTGCAAGGGGTTTTCTTTGCTTCTTTTCTATCGGGTATTTTACTGCTTCTTGCATCAGCATTTAAAGTAGGAAAAATCGTTTCTTTTATTCCGGCAAGTGTTGTGACTGGTTTTACAAGCGGGATTGCTGTGATTATTGCGGGTGGACAGATTGACAACTTTTTTGGAACTGTTTCAAAAGGAAGCAATTTAATAGAAAAAATAGCTTCTTATGGAACATTGGGATTTCCGATACATTGGCAAACTGTATTTTTTGGTTTGCTGGTGATTGGGGTTATGATCATTTGGCCAAAGAAATGGCAAAGTGTCTTTCCTTCATCTTTGGCGGCAATTTTGCTGGCATTGATCATTCATGTATGTTTGCCGTTTGAAGTAGCAGAAGTGGGAGAAATTCCTTCTACTTTATTTCCAGAAGTACGTTTAATACCATCACAGATACCATGGGATCAGATGCGAAACTTAGTGTTTCCGGCTATCAGTATTGCGGCTTTGGGGATGATCGAGTCTTTGCTTTGCGGAGCGAGTGCAGGAAAGATGAAACATGAGCCGCTTCGTGCAGACAGAGAACTTTTTGCACAGGGGATCGGAAATACGATTTTACCGTTTTTTGGTGGTGTACCAGCGACTGCAGCAATTGCACGTACAAGTGTTGCGATTAAAGCTGGAGGACAGACACGTGTAGTATCCATCGTACATTCTCTTGTATTACTGGCATCGATGTTTCTTTTAGGACCTTATATGTCAAAAATCCCTATGGCGGCCTTAGCAGGTGTGCTTATGATGACTGCATGGAGAATGAATGAGTGGGCAGAAATTCATGAAATGTGGAAGAAGAAACTGAAAACAAATATGATTCAGTTTTCTGTTACGATGATTGCGACCATCGTATTTGATTTAACGATTGCGATTTTAATCGGGCTTTTATTCTCCTGCTTATTGTTTGTTGTCAATAATGCAGATTTGGAAATCTCCATTGAGGATATTGACTTAAAGCGATTGGATCGAGAATTAAGCTGTTCACATACGAAAACAAAAATGGTTTATCTTTCTGGACCAATGTTTTTCGCAACGCAGGGAAGAGTAAAAAAAGCATTGCAGGAGCAGGTCGATGAAGGTGTGAATGCGTTGATATTTTCTATGCGAGGGGTTCCTACCATTGATGACAGCGGGTTGCAGGAATTAAAGGAAATTGCACAATATTGTCATGAACATCATGTGTATGTTATCTTGTGCGGAGTTAGTCGAAATGTATTAACGCGTATGGAACGATATGAATTGCTGGATGCTTTTGATAATATTGTTTGGGATGCGATAAATGCATTAACTTTTCTGGATGAATTGTATCGAAAAGAGAAATAATTATAAGACTGCAGGTGATAAAAAGCCTGCAGTTTTGTGTCATAAAAGAAGAATGTACATATTTTATTGTGAGGGGATATATATGTTTCATTCCTTATTACTGGTAATTGCGTTAAGCATGGATGGATTCCTTGCCTCGATTGCCTATGGAGCAAGAAATATTCGCATATCGGTTTGGATAGCATTTCTTGTTAGTGCAGTAGGAACTACCTGTCTTGGTATTTCTTTCTTTTTTGCACAGTGGATAACTTCTTTTATTCCTGTGTGGATTTGTTCCTGGATAAGTTTTGGATTGTTCTTCTTTCTTGGTATCAGTTCTTTCTGCAAAGGCATGTTGAAAACAGCTTTTAAAAACAGAAGTAAACGGCAGCTTACCTTTGCGTGCAGCGGTTTTTCTTTTGTACTTGATATTTACATGGATGAAACGAAAGCAGATATGGACTTTAACAAGCGTTTATCTGTAAAAGAAGGATTGTATTTGGCGATTGCTTTATCGCTGGATTCTTTAGTAAGTGGAATTGCTTGTGCAGGTGGGATAGATCATCCATGTTCTTTATTGTTATGCAGTTTTATGATTGGAGGAAGTGTACTTTTGGCAGGTATAAAAATAGGCAATGTATGGGGAAAGATAGAAAGATGGAATCTTTCATGGATTAGCGGCATCGTTTTTCTTATACTGGCATTTACAAGAATCGTATAAGATGTGAGTTTTGAGAAGATACGTCAATGAGTAGAATCGTTGACGTATTTTTTAAATAAAGAGAAAAGAGATAGAAATACTTTGAAGCATGTTTATATTGAGACGATCATTTGCTGGAAGAACACGATTTCCCTGGCTTCTTTTTAATTGCCTATTTTCTCACAAAGTGTTATATTATATAGGTAAAATAGAGAAAAACAGGAGGAATTTGATATGAGCAAAAGACCAGTTGTATTGGTTGTTATGGATGGTATCGGAATCAACGCTTCTGAATTCGGTAACGCTGTAAAAAAAGCATATAAACCAACATTAGATGAATTATGGGAAAATTACCCTCACACAGAGATCAAAGCACATGGATTGGCAGTAGGTCTTCCAAGTGATGGCGATATGGGAAACAGTGAAGTTGGACATAACGCACTTGGATGTGGTCAGATTTATTCTCAGGGTGCAAAACTTGTAAATGAAAATATTGATTCAAAAGAAATTTTTAAAACAGAAACATGGGCACAGCTTGTTAAAAACTGTGAAAATGGGAAAATGCACTTTATTGGATTGTTGTCTGATGGAAATGTACACTCTCACATCAATCACTTAAAAGCATTGATTGCACAGGCAAAAGAAGATGGTGTAAAAGAAGTTCGTGTACATGCATTGTTAGATGGACGTGATGTTCCAGAAACAAGCGCATTGACTTATGTTGATGATATTGAAGCATTCATGGCTGGATTAAATGATGACAACTTCCATGCATGTATTGCCAGTGGTGGTGGTCGTATGACAATTACAATGGACCGCTATGAAGCAAACTGGGGTATGGTAGAAAAAGGATGGCATACACATGTATTAGGAGAAGGTAGAACCTTCACAAGTGCAAGAGAAGCAATCGAAACATATCGTGCAGAAACAGGTGTTGTAGACCAGGATCTTCCAGGATTTGTTATTACTGCAAATGAAAAACCAGTAGGAACCATTGAAGATGGAGACAGTGTTGTATTGTTTAACTTCAGAGGGGATCGTGCACAGGAAATCTCTTTAGCATTTGATACAGATGCATCTTTCGATAAATTTGATCGTGTAAGAGTTCCAAATGTAATGTATGCAGGAATGCTGCAGTATGATGCAGACTTAAACATCCCTCATAACTTCTTGACATATCCTCCAAAAATTCAATACACATTAACTGAAGAATTATGCAAACACGGTATTCGTGAATATGCAATTTCTGAAACACAGAAATATGGACACGTTACCTATTTCTGGAATGGTAACCGCAGTGAAAAAGTTGATGAAAACTTAGAAACTTACGAAGAAATTAAATCGGATGTAGTTCCATTTGAACAGCGTCCATGGATGAAAGCTGCAGAAATCACAGATAAACTTGTAGAAGCAATCAAATCTGGAAACTATGATTTCTTGCGTACAAACTATCCAAATGGAGATATGGTTGGACACACTGGAAACTTTGAAGCTACAGTCATTGGTGTAGAATCTGTAGACTTGCAGCTGGCTCGTGTGAAAAAAGCAGTTGATGAAGTAAATGGTATTTTATTAGTAACTGCAGATCATGGAAATGCAGATGAAATGTATGAAAAGAAGAAAAAAGAAGATGCTCCATTAAAAGCAAAAACTTCTCATACATTAAACAAAGTTCCATTTATCGTATATGGTGCTGATGTTGAGTTGAAACAGGATGATAACTTAGGATTATCAAATGTGGCAGCTACAGTAGCTGATTTACTGGAAATCGAACCAAACGAACACTGGAACGAATCCATTATTAAAAAATAAAACATAAAGAAGGAAACGGTGCAGCATAAAGTCTGTACCGTTTTTTTGAAAGTGGTATACTATAGGTAGAAAGAGGGGAAAGTTATGAATTACAAGATTCGAAGAATTTGTCCACAGGATGCAAAGGATATTTATGTTTTAAATAAACGATTGGGATATGTGTCTGAAGAAGAAAAAGTAAAAGAAAGAATTCAAAATGTATTAGATGCAGGAAGTGATATTTTACTTGTTGCAGAGCAGGAAAACAAAGTAATTGGGTATGTACATGGCTGTCCCTATAACACACTTTATGCAGATAGCTTGATGTCTATTATCGTCTTTGTAATTCAAGAAGAAATCGATCATCGCAAAGAGATTTCTAATGCATTATTAACAGCATTTGAAAATTTAGCTATGAAAAATGGATATAGGGGAATTCGTATGGCTGCCGATGTACAAAGAGAATCTTTATATCGCTTAATGGTAGAAAATGGTTATGAAAACAAACGTGATTTAAAGCACTATATAAAGTATTTAAATAAATAATTGTTAAATGGTTTTCTAAGGGGAATGATGTTTATAATAAGGATATATACTTATAAAGATAAAAAACATATATGTAGTTAGGAGAAAGCATATGGAAAAATATTATGAAATCAGATTATCATCAATAGGAATTGCAGTTTGTATGGTTGTTTTTGGAATCTTGTTAACGATATATCCAGAAGTCAGTGGAATCATCTTTACAAGAGGATTTGCGACAGTTGTCCTTTTGTTTGGACTTTTACATTTGTGGAAATATACAAGAGCCAGAAAATTTGAAATGGGTGGAACTGGTAATTTAATCGCAGCAATATTATTGTTTATTTTAAGCGCAATTGGCTTTTTTAAACCGGAAGTTATCTTATCATTTCTGCCTTTTGTGACAGGATCTTTGTTGATTGTGGATGGTTTTGTAAAGATTCCTTTGATAAAAGAAATGTGGGATTGGGGAAGTGAGGTAAGATGGTCAGCTTTGTTATCTGCTGGCTTGCCTTTGGTACTAGGTATTATTTTAGCTTCTTATCCTTTCTCTGCAGCTACCTTAGTGATTCGTGTATTTGGTATTTTTCTTCTTGTTGATGGTATTAGTGATATTGTACGAAGCAATATGGTTAGAAAGAATAATTTCTAATTATATAGTTAAGAGGTAGGATAGAGGGTTAATGGAACATGTTTCGTAACTACTTTGCGTAATATTATGTTTTTAATATAAAATTACTTTGCGTATTACTAGTCATTTGTGGCATGATTACTTTGCGCATAGGAGATTGATATATGAAAATAAAGAGAAAAATATACGAAATTTAATTAGAATAATATAAATTTTATGTTTTGATTTGTTCTAAAGCTTGTAAATATAGAACTATTTTTTATAATATTCGGTAAGTCTACATATTCCATTTGATAAAATCTCAATATTTTCTTTATCAAACATCGTATCTCTTGGAGTATGTATTCGATTCATATAATAGAAGAACCCTTTTTTTAGAGAACATACACCGTATGCTTTCTTAAAACTTAAGTTATCCGATGGATAAAATCCAAAGTTTTTATTCACTACTACATGCTTATTCTTTTGTGTTAAGAAAGAATCTTGTAGTAGCTTTTTCATGTTCTCGTCCTTTTTCATTGTTTTGGTAGGGAAGAAATATAGATAATCACCATCGGATACACAATCGAAATTAATAACAAGTTTATTCTGTTTTATATTTTTATATTTTTTTGCTAATGCCTTTGACCCTAGAAGTCCTTTCTCTTCATTGTCAAACAAGATAAAACATACACGATCTCTAAACTCTTCCGGCATATTGCATGCTGCTTCTATGATCGTAATGACTCCGCTGGTATTATCATTTGCTGTATGCGTATTTGCTTTTCCAAAATATGCCCAGCAGGTAACTAGCAGCAAGGAAATATAAAATAAAGAATAAGACAAATCTTTAACATCGATATTAACTAGCAATAATAAGAAATATAGCAATCCATATAAAAGAGAAGTAGTAAAAAATAATGCAAAGACAATGAAAAATTGAGATAAGATAAAACCAATGAAGCTGTTTGGTATGATCATATTTGGGAATGGCAGCATTGCACAGGTGTCGTAGTGAGCAGTATAAATAATGTCTGCTTTATCCATGTCACCAATCATTATGTTTGTACTTGATTTAATTTTTTCTTCTTTTGGATCATATCCTTTTTTTGATAATTCAGA encodes:
- a CDS encoding AAA family ATPase, producing the protein MKLLRLQVSGLSLFKDDLDIMFYGTQNISIEDKETMYPLFSNIYLNCATVFIGKNASGKTTILQVLSLALHLLNNEPINHLKEKYVLRESEKVTMNIYFYSNQGDIYCLKSVIKTEISDNNDVLCKIVDEKLWKKPQKSVSSKKMLTDFQNIEPIQIRSGNEIYLMEDVSMMIAHNKKNKENITISNFLSYTNIHTLSSVKDIPSEIITFLDPTVERLYFEQSGNKTLIHLKFKHKEEILLNSVTELEFYLSSGTIKGVMTFVHARNILTKGGYLLIDELENHFNKEIVSTIVRLFMDKNFNKKGAVLVYTTHYPELLDEYNRNDSIYITENKEGLCVTNLSKLLDRNDIKKSDVYQSGMIAQTTPEYEAYMHMKKYMFNYISSKEM
- a CDS encoding MntP/YtaF family protein is translated as MFHSLLLVIALSMDGFLASIAYGARNIRISVWIAFLVSAVGTTCLGISFFFAQWITSFIPVWICSWISFGLFFFLGISSFCKGMLKTAFKNRSKRQLTFACSGFSFVLDIYMDETKADMDFNKRLSVKEGLYLAIALSLDSLVSGIACAGGIDHPCSLLLCSFMIGGSVLLAGIKIGNVWGKIERWNLSWISGIVFLILAFTRIV
- a CDS encoding HdeD family acid-resistance protein, with translation MEKYYEIRLSSIGIAVCMVVFGILLTIYPEVSGIIFTRGFATVVLLFGLLHLWKYTRARKFEMGGTGNLIAAILLFILSAIGFFKPEVILSFLPFVTGSLLIVDGFVKIPLIKEMWDWGSEVRWSALLSAGLPLVLGIILASYPFSAATLVIRVFGIFLLVDGISDIVRSNMVRKNNF
- a CDS encoding GNAT family N-acetyltransferase yields the protein MNYKIRRICPQDAKDIYVLNKRLGYVSEEEKVKERIQNVLDAGSDILLVAEQENKVIGYVHGCPYNTLYADSLMSIIVFVIQEEIDHRKEISNALLTAFENLAMKNGYRGIRMAADVQRESLYRLMVENGYENKRDLKHYIKYLNK
- a CDS encoding M28 family metallopeptidase; amino-acid sequence: MNEVSQQILKHYQIRKTKKQKLDFRHFIISELSKKGYDPKEEKIKSSTNIMIGDMDKADIIYTAHYDTCAMLPFPNMIIPNSFIGFILSQFFIVFALFFTTSLLYGLLYFLLLLVNIDVKDLSYSLFYISLLLVTCWAYFGKANTHTANDNTSGVITIIEAACNMPEEFRDRVCFILFDNEEKGLLGSKALAKKYKNIKQNKLVINFDCVSDGDYLYFFPTKTMKKDENMKKLLQDSFLTQKNKHVVVNKNFGFYPSDNLSFKKAYGVCSLKKGFFYYMNRIHTPRDTMFDKENIEILSNGICRLTEYYKK
- the gpmI gene encoding 2,3-bisphosphoglycerate-independent phosphoglycerate mutase; translation: MSKRPVVLVVMDGIGINASEFGNAVKKAYKPTLDELWENYPHTEIKAHGLAVGLPSDGDMGNSEVGHNALGCGQIYSQGAKLVNENIDSKEIFKTETWAQLVKNCENGKMHFIGLLSDGNVHSHINHLKALIAQAKEDGVKEVRVHALLDGRDVPETSALTYVDDIEAFMAGLNDDNFHACIASGGGRMTITMDRYEANWGMVEKGWHTHVLGEGRTFTSAREAIETYRAETGVVDQDLPGFVITANEKPVGTIEDGDSVVLFNFRGDRAQEISLAFDTDASFDKFDRVRVPNVMYAGMLQYDADLNIPHNFLTYPPKIQYTLTEELCKHGIREYAISETQKYGHVTYFWNGNRSEKVDENLETYEEIKSDVVPFEQRPWMKAAEITDKLVEAIKSGNYDFLRTNYPNGDMVGHTGNFEATVIGVESVDLQLARVKKAVDEVNGILLVTADHGNADEMYEKKKKEDAPLKAKTSHTLNKVPFIVYGADVELKQDDNLGLSNVAATVADLLEIEPNEHWNESIIKK
- a CDS encoding SulP family inorganic anion transporter, with translation MKGYIEDLKREFYGYNAQKLMKDVLAGLTVAAVALPLALAFGVSSGADAAAGMITAIVAGIVIGGLSGGSYQISGPTGAMSAILIGLSVQYGLQGVFFASFLSGILLLLASAFKVGKIVSFIPASVVTGFTSGIAVIIAGGQIDNFFGTVSKGSNLIEKIASYGTLGFPIHWQTVFFGLLVIGVMIIWPKKWQSVFPSSLAAILLALIIHVCLPFEVAEVGEIPSTLFPEVRLIPSQIPWDQMRNLVFPAISIAALGMIESLLCGASAGKMKHEPLRADRELFAQGIGNTILPFFGGVPATAAIARTSVAIKAGGQTRVVSIVHSLVLLASMFLLGPYMSKIPMAALAGVLMMTAWRMNEWAEIHEMWKKKLKTNMIQFSVTMIATIVFDLTIAILIGLLFSCLLFVVNNADLEISIEDIDLKRLDRELSCSHTKTKMVYLSGPMFFATQGRVKKALQEQVDEGVNALIFSMRGVPTIDDSGLQELKEIAQYCHEHHVYVILCGVSRNVLTRMERYELLDAFDNIVWDAINALTFLDELYRKEK